The Pseudoalteromonas sp. N1230-9 genome segment TCGAAGAGGTTGCCAGAATGACCGAAGACGACGTCGAACGGTTAATGCAGTTTGAAGGCATTATTCGTAATCGCGCTAAAATCGCTGCCACTATCAATAACGCGCAACGCTTTATTGAGATTCAAAAAGAGTTTGGCAGTTTCTCAAACTATCAATGGCAGTTTGTAGGTGGTAAACCACTGGTGAATAACCTTGAAAAGCGAGAAGATTACCCTGCTATAACAGAAGCCTCGACCGCTTTTGCTAAAGATCTAAAAAAGCGCGGCTTTAAATTTTTAGGGCCAACAACTGTTTATGCACATATGCAGGCCTGTGGCATGGTTAACGACCACAGTAATGATTGTTTTAGAAAAGCTGAAATAATTGCACAGTATTGACTGCACGATTATACCAATTCGCTTAATTAAGTAGTCTATTTTGAGGCAAGGAAACCTTGTTGTTAACAAGGCAAAAATTTCGTTATTTAGTTGTTCTCGTCAATTGCTCCTGCATTGCTCTACCTCCTGCATCCATGCAGTCGTAAATGAGAAATTTTTAACGCAGGTAGCGACAGGTTTAATCCCTCTAAATGATTAAGTATTATTGCGGATTGGTATTTGTACTAGTTTGAAGCGAGTAAAAAAGTAGGTCATCCATTATGGCGTGTTGCTAATATGACCTACACATTTTTTTGGGTAATAATGAAAAGCTAAAGCAGGTTAATCTCGCGACAGATTATACTTTTTCATTTTTTCGACTAAGGTTGTACGGCGTACACCTAAAATTTCAGCGGCACGTGCCACCACATAGTCATAACGCTCAAGGGCTTGGCTAATCAGGCTTATCTCTAAATCCGCTAAATACTCTTTTAGCTCAATACCTTCTTCAGGTAATAAACCTGAATCAGCTGACGCGGTTGAAAGTTCAGGCTCTTCATCCTCGTAGTCGCTAAAACCACTGCTGAAAATATCGTTAAAGGCATCTCGCTCCATCAACTCTTCAGGGTATTCAGGTTCATAGGCATCGACTTCAATATAGCGGTATTTACTTGGTAAGTCTGGTACATCAACGACCTTATCAGGGAACATGATCACCATACGCTCAACGAGATTCGCCAGCTCACGAATATTGCCAGGCCACGCATGCTCTTTTAAACTTTGAATCGCGCGCTCAGTGAACTTGGCTGTAGTGCCACTTTGCTCGTTTACACGGCGCATTAACTCTTTTAATAACAGTGGAATATCGTCTGCGCGTTCACTTAGTGATGGGTTTTCAATCGGGAATACATTTAAGCGATAAAAAAGATCTTCACGAAAATCCCCTTTTTCGATCATATCCTCAAGGTTTCTGTGGGTTGCAGC includes the following:
- a CDS encoding DNA-3-methyladenine glycosylase I, producing the protein MQKEHLCRCPWLDTNKEDYVAYHDEEWGVPLYDDHRLFEFITLESAQAGLSWYTILKKRDGYRSAFKNFVVEEVARMTEDDVERLMQFEGIIRNRAKIAATINNAQRFIEIQKEFGSFSNYQWQFVGGKPLVNNLEKREDYPAITEASTAFAKDLKKRGFKFLGPTTVYAHMQACGMVNDHSNDCFRKAEIIAQY